Proteins encoded within one genomic window of Musa acuminata AAA Group cultivar baxijiao unplaced genomic scaffold, Cavendish_Baxijiao_AAA HiC_scaffold_964, whole genome shotgun sequence:
- the LOC135665240 gene encoding uncharacterized protein LOC135665240 produces MDGEGEEEHLVEEREVEMVAFTGPRKPVYRKGCFLRPLGVPFFPPRRKRPSFVHLDDSMVVFNGWASVSPKWNQWVDKLRPIYGVLWKKVGIFDAIHASTYRIRRDSSSILAISASWCGDTSTFIFPWAEVTVTLEDVMILGGFPVAGEPIRGPLHGELKEIEVQMTAERKSFSRSPSKRPNHNQWMMRYMECEGDELEHIAFLALWLSRFVFPAHAFKTVTQSVLPVAIRLARGARIALAPAVLASLYRDLGKVKDYLADRGRQKVSSLVIWAPFNLLQLWIWEHFVALRPAGLNEVNDCEPRAARWHNVGKKLKLALLRSVLESPNEFQWRPYTVGLRNWHKPCFYKDKGLWIHSVETPGVELKSFAQFLRRSELVGLDCIEQYSPQRVAMQFGLDQDVPGSVVRTNLTWEAAWETYDISRKNIVFYIPPQLFESDVTLQYSVWWKQKIRPRATGTISSVEQPNSSLKSAKVIAGKVRGVKKMKSVQVLTFGKKRTMQECYDSDTTLSHWFACNDNQESRENKCIKTQKHSLTSSEKQMRPIREQKSNKMPKLSQKFPKDIKQNSSTQWQSKRKQAKEASSTDRLDEEKQLKRRTAGEYACEQMLIKNSREALQPAQSDFSIELTEVTKQEENSTKGKQSKIHVKFKMLKHENTKGKEDEVLLTEVTETEDVRKINLKEENSQEKEVEGKNAGEQQVKNLNNENAEDEEDKTFVDKFDNENVGEMQIKMLKKQNSADKNDKEIIRNDYRDSGESFFDQILKMVPEKTLPLEQEEKLKQRKGKKFSPKAEESVHEMEIKELKKEIAAIEARVMALESLAEVHT; encoded by the coding sequence ATGGACGGGGAAGGCGAAGAGGAGCACTTGGTGGAGGAAAGGGAGGTGGAAATGGTGGCCTTCACCGGCCCCCGCAAACCCGTCTACAGAAAAGGTTGCTTCTTGAGGCCCCTCGGTGTTCCATTTTTCCCTCCGAGGCGTAAAAGGCCCTCCTTTGTTCATCTCGATGATTCCATGGTGGTCTTCAATGGGTGGGCGTCCGTGTCGCCTAAGTGGAATCAGTGGGTTGACAAGCTGCGGCCCATTTATGGCGTGTTATGGAAGAAAGTTGGAATCTTTGATGCGATACACGCATCTACCTACAGGATCAGGAGAGACTCGTCTTCAATTTTGGCGATCTCAGCGTCTTGGTGCGGGGATACCAGCACGTTCATCTTCCCCTGGGCGGAGGTCACTGTTACATTGGAGGATGTGATGATTCTTGGGGGCTTTCCGGTGGCCGGCGAGCCCATAAGGGGCCCTTTGCACGGGGAGCTCAAAGAGATCGAGGTGCAAATGACGGCTGAGCGCAAAAGTTTCAGTCGGTCCCCAAGCAAAAGGCCTAATCATAATCAGTGGATGATGCGTTACATGGAGTGCGAAGGTGACGAGTTAGAGCACATTGCGTTTCTTGCGTTATGGCTGTCAAGGTTCGTCTTCCCCGCTCACGCTTTCAAGACTGTGACGCAGAGCGTGCTTCCTGTGGCCATTAGACTGGCACGAGGCGCGAGGATCGCCCTTGCGCCTGCGGTGCTTGCAAGCCTCTATCGAGACTTGGGGAAGGTGAAGGATTATTTAGCCGACAGAGGTAGGCAAAAGGTGTCATCTTTGGTCATATGGGCTCCTTTCAATCTACTTCAGCTGTGGATTTGGGAGCACTTTGTGGCCTTGAGGCCTGCAGGGCTAAATGAAGTCAACGACTGTGAACCGAGAGCAGCAAGATGGCATAACGTCGGAAAGAAACTCAAGCTGGCATTATTGCGTTCAGTTCTTGAATCGCCTAATGAGTTCCAGTGGCGTCCTTACACTGTTGGTTTGAGGAATTGGCACAAACCATGTTTCTACAAGGACAAGGGGCTGTGGATTCATAGCGTTGAAACCCCAGGTGTGGAGCTGAAATCCTTTGCCCAGTTCTTGAGGAGAAGCGAGCTAGTCGGGCTAGATTGCATTGAGCAGTATTCTCCACAAAGGGTGGCAATGCAATTCGGGCTGGATCAGGACGTACCTGGTTCCGTTGTCCGGACTAATTTGACCTGGGAAGCAGCATGGGAGACCTATGACATATCCAGGAAAAATATTGTGTTCTATATCCCTCCCCAGCTGTTTGAATCAGATGTCACTCTCCAGTATTCAGTTTGGTGGAAGCAGAAGATTCGACCTCGTGCTACTGGCACGATTAGTAGTGTGGAACAACCAAATAGTTCTTTGAAGAGTGCGAAAGTAATTGCAGGTAAAGTAAGGGGTGTTAAGAAGATGAAGTCAGTCCAGGTTTTGACTTTCGGCAAGAAAAGGACCATGCAAGAGTGTTATGATAGTGACACCACACTTTCTCACTGGTTTGCTTGTAATGATAATCAGGAAAGCAGGGAAAACAAATGCATAAAAACTCAGAAACATTCATTAACATCTTCAGAGAAGCAAATGCGGCCTATTCGAGAACAAAAGTCAAATAAAATGCCAAAGCTATCTCAAAAGTTTCCAAAGGATATAAAACAGAATTCAAGTACCCAATGGCAAAGCAAGAGGAAGCAAGCTAAAGAAGCATCTTCCACTGATCGATTGGATGAGGAGAAGCAACTCAAGAGACGGACTGCTGGAGAATATGCATGTGAGCAGATGCTAATTAAAAACAGCAGAGAAGCTCTTCAACCTGCACAATCAGATTTCTCAATAGAACTTACAGAAGTTACCAAACAAGAGGAAAATTCAACAAAAGGCAAACAATCAAAGATTCATGTGAAATTCAAGATGTTAAAGCATGAAAACACTAAGGGCAAGGAGGATGAAGTGTTGTTGACTGAAGTTACTGAGACAGAAGATGTGCGAAAAATAAACCTCAAGGAAGAAAATTCCCAGGAAAAAGAGGTCGAGGGAAAAAATGCTGGAGAGCAACAGGTTAAAAACTTGAACAATGAAAATGCGGAGGATGAGGAAGATAagacatttgttgataaatttgatAATGAAAACGTTGGAGAAATGCAAATTAAAATGTTAAAGAAGCAAAATTCTgcagacaagaatgataaggaaatTATAAGAAATGATTACAGAGATTCTGGAGAATCCTTTTTTGACCAGATACTGAAAATGGTACCTGAAAAAACTCTTCCTCTGGAACAGGAAGAGAAACTGAAACagagaaaaggaaagaaattttCACCAAAAGCTGAAGAATCAgtgcatgaaatggagataaaagAACTCAAGAAAGAAATTGCTGCAATAGAGGCAAGAGTAATGGCCTTGGAATCACTGGCTGAGGTTCATACCTAG